A window from Corynebacterium accolens encodes these proteins:
- the sufD gene encoding Fe-S cluster assembly protein SufD: protein MVASNEFNPDKITKGDVFTSTNVEDFPVPHGRDEVWRFVSLRKLRGLHNGEFAQAVAQDVKVSEHPGVSAETVDRDDERLGRVGKPSDRVAAQAWTSMPEGQVVAIDPEVQVEDPITITYTGKGEDVTSFGATSIEVGHHAEATVVLKYVGSGTHADNVEFILGDGAHLTVIVDVDWENDAVHLSNQVAQVGRDAVLRHNCAIFGGEVVRIVPRVNFTAPGGDAELLGVYFADSGQYFENRMLVDHSVPNCRSNVLYKGALQGEKKNEARTCWVGDVLIRSNAQGTDTYETNNNLILTDGARADAIPNLEIETGEITGAGHAATVGRFDDIELFYLMSRGIPEAEARRLIIRGFFNEVIHRIPVQSLSEELENRISEELEKISA from the coding sequence ATGGTCGCTTCGAACGAATTCAATCCGGATAAGATCACCAAGGGTGACGTCTTTACCTCTACCAACGTGGAGGATTTCCCGGTACCGCACGGCCGCGATGAGGTCTGGCGCTTTGTTTCCCTGCGCAAGCTGCGGGGCCTGCACAACGGGGAGTTTGCTCAAGCGGTTGCCCAGGACGTCAAGGTAAGCGAGCACCCAGGCGTTTCTGCGGAGACTGTAGACCGTGACGATGAGCGTCTTGGCCGCGTGGGCAAGCCTTCTGACCGCGTGGCCGCCCAGGCATGGACCTCCATGCCCGAGGGTCAAGTGGTAGCCATTGACCCTGAGGTGCAGGTGGAAGATCCCATCACCATTACCTATACGGGCAAGGGCGAGGACGTGACCTCTTTCGGTGCCACCTCCATCGAGGTCGGTCACCATGCAGAAGCCACCGTTGTGCTGAAGTACGTTGGTTCCGGCACCCACGCGGATAACGTGGAGTTCATCCTTGGCGATGGCGCACACCTGACCGTCATCGTGGACGTCGACTGGGAAAACGATGCTGTCCACTTGTCTAACCAGGTAGCACAGGTGGGGCGCGATGCCGTGCTGCGCCATAACTGCGCCATCTTCGGCGGCGAGGTCGTGCGCATTGTCCCGCGCGTGAACTTCACCGCTCCCGGCGGCGACGCTGAGTTGCTGGGCGTGTACTTCGCCGATTCTGGTCAGTACTTCGAAAACCGCATGCTCGTGGATCACTCGGTTCCGAATTGCCGCTCCAATGTCCTGTACAAAGGCGCATTGCAGGGTGAGAAGAAAAACGAGGCTCGTACCTGCTGGGTAGGAGACGTGCTTATCCGCTCCAACGCACAGGGCACCGATACCTATGAGACGAATAATAACCTCATCCTTACGGACGGTGCGCGCGCTGACGCTATCCCGAACCTGGAGATTGAGACCGGTGAAATCACCGGCGCCGGCCACGCCGCAACGGTTGGACGCTTTGACGATATTGAGCTGTTCTACCTGATGTCGCGCGGCATTCCGGAGGCAGAGGCTCGTCGCCTCATCATTCGTGGCTTCTTCAATGAGGTCATCCACCGCATCCCGGTGCAATCCCTGTCCGAGGAACTGGAAAACCGCATTTCCGAAGAACTGGAAAAGATCTCCGCTTAA
- the sufB gene encoding Fe-S cluster assembly protein SufB, translating into MTQAQSAPDNKMTDDEIIDSIGAYEYGWHDSDSAGASAARGLNEDVVRDISAKKGEPEWMLNQRLKALNIFDKKPIPSWGADLSGIDFDQIKYYVKSTEEQAQTWDDLPDDIKATYDKLGIPEAEKQRLVAGVAAQYESEVVYHQIREDLESQGVIFVDTDTALRDYPELFKEHFGTVIPAGDNKFSALNSAVWSGGSFIYVPKGVHVDIPLQAYFRINTENMGQFERTLIIVDEDAYVHYVEGCTAPIYKSDSLHSAVVEIIVKKGGRCRYTTIQNWSSNVYNLVTKRTKVEEGGTMEWVDGNIGSKVTMKYPAVWMTGPHAKGEVLSVAFAGEGQFQDTGAKMTHMAPYTSSNIVSKSVARAGGRAAYRGLVQVNQNAHHSTSNVECDALLVDNISRSDTYPYNDIRNEYVTLGHEATVSQVSEEQLFYLMSRGIAEEEAMAMIVRGFVEPIAKELPMEYALELNRLIELQMEGSVG; encoded by the coding sequence ATGACCCAAGCACAATCGGCACCTGACAATAAGATGACCGATGATGAGATCATCGATTCCATTGGTGCGTATGAGTACGGCTGGCACGACTCGGACTCGGCCGGCGCTTCTGCCGCCCGTGGCCTGAACGAGGACGTTGTCCGCGATATTTCCGCAAAGAAGGGCGAGCCCGAGTGGATGCTGAACCAGCGTCTCAAGGCTCTGAATATCTTTGATAAGAAGCCTATTCCCTCTTGGGGCGCAGATCTCTCCGGCATCGACTTTGACCAGATCAAGTACTACGTCAAGTCCACCGAAGAGCAGGCGCAGACCTGGGACGACCTCCCGGATGATATTAAGGCCACCTACGATAAGCTGGGCATCCCTGAGGCGGAAAAGCAGCGCTTGGTTGCCGGCGTGGCCGCACAGTACGAGTCTGAGGTTGTCTACCACCAGATTCGCGAGGACCTGGAAAGCCAGGGCGTTATCTTCGTCGATACTGATACCGCGCTGCGCGATTACCCGGAGCTTTTTAAGGAACACTTCGGCACCGTTATTCCTGCCGGTGACAATAAGTTCTCCGCGCTCAACTCCGCAGTGTGGTCCGGTGGCTCCTTCATTTACGTGCCGAAAGGCGTGCACGTTGATATCCCGCTGCAGGCCTACTTCCGTATTAATACCGAGAACATGGGCCAGTTCGAGCGCACCCTCATCATCGTGGATGAGGATGCCTACGTTCACTACGTGGAAGGCTGCACTGCGCCCATCTACAAGTCTGACTCCCTGCACTCCGCGGTAGTTGAGATCATCGTGAAGAAGGGCGGCCGCTGCCGCTATACGACGATTCAGAACTGGTCCAGCAACGTCTACAACCTGGTGACCAAGCGTACCAAGGTGGAAGAAGGCGGCACCATGGAATGGGTCGATGGCAACATCGGCTCCAAGGTCACCATGAAGTACCCGGCCGTGTGGATGACCGGACCGCACGCTAAGGGCGAGGTACTTTCCGTCGCCTTCGCTGGCGAGGGACAGTTCCAGGACACCGGTGCGAAGATGACGCACATGGCGCCCTACACCTCCTCCAATATCGTCTCCAAGTCCGTTGCCCGCGCCGGCGGCCGCGCTGCTTACCGCGGCTTGGTGCAGGTCAACCAGAATGCGCACCACTCCACGTCCAACGTGGAATGCGATGCCTTGCTCGTGGACAATATCTCGCGTTCGGACACATACCCGTATAACGACATCCGCAACGAGTACGTCACGTTGGGCCACGAGGCAACCGTTTCACAGGTTTCTGAAGAGCAGCTGTTCTACCTCATGTCCCGCGGCATTGCGGAAGAAGAAGCAATGGCAATGATCGTGCGTGGCTTCGTTGAGCCGATTGCTAAGGAGCTGCCGATGGAGTACGCCCTCGAGCTCAACCGCCTCATCGAACTGCAAATGGAAGGATCGGTCGGCTAA
- a CDS encoding helix-turn-helix transcriptional regulator, with protein MGNSQRAAAAHVAVKEXRXXXGDXRRXXLLLLLKDGPVTASYLGERLGLSTAGIRRHLDILVEEELTEVVERRPVSRSRMHSGAGRGRPAKHFRLTDRGRAQFGHAYDELASEALTALRSAGGSEAVKNFAKARFERIIADVRPFVDAEESVEEVARKLAETLDKHGYAATVDRAGQGVQICQHHCPVAHVAAEHPELCEAEQEVFSALLGKHVQPLASIADGHGICTTNIPLTPVKTNTERSES; from the coding sequence ATGGGTAACTCACAGCGCGCGGCAGCGGCGCATGTGGCGGTGAAAGAANCGCGGBCCMCGGRTGGKGATMCCCGCCGCCMGGKACTGCTGCTWTTGCTTAAAGATGGCCCTGTAACCGCCTCTTACCTGGGTGAGCGCCTTGGTCTTTCGACCGCCGGGATCCGCCGGCATTTAGACATTCTGGTGGAAGAAGAACTAACGGAAGTTGTCGAGCGCCGTCCAGTTTCTCGTTCGCGGATGCACTCCGGAGCGGGTCGTGGGCGACCGGCAAAGCACTTCCGCCTGACGGATCGTGGGCGTGCGCAATTTGGCCACGCCTATGATGAATTAGCTTCTGAAGCGTTGACCGCGCTGCGCTCTGCGGGCGGTTCAGAGGCTGTAAAGAACTTCGCTAAGGCTCGGTTTGAGCGCATCATCGCCGATGTGCGTCCCTTCGTGGACGCGGAAGAATCGGTCGAGGAAGTAGCGCGCAAACTGGCTGAAACCCTGGATAAGCACGGGTACGCCGCAACCGTGGACCGCGCTGGCCAGGGAGTGCAAATCTGTCAACACCACTGCCCGGTTGCCCATGTGGCGGCGGAGCATCCCGAACTGTGCGAGGCAGAGCAGGAAGTCTTTTCCGCCCTCTTAGGCAAACACGTACAACCTTTGGCGTCTATCGCAGATGGCCACGGAATTTGTACCACGAATATCCCCTTGACACCTGTCAAAACTAATACTGAAAGGAGCGAGTCATGA
- the mptB gene encoding polyprenol phosphomannose-dependent alpha 1,6 mannosyltransferase MptB, translated as MKGKLRGVLESVKAELPRLGTAGSRSAQLHAEGTGAQAGDTRYDFIAQAPEELQHTTVSQKRTFFILRWAGTVGSLLIAFGALGAGALPVVGNPYDNVPFGSLMSRMLQTSSALVMVGVGLLVTAWIFLAPFVGTPLRQARPGEPASDRSRRLVSPRQLWITWAGWVIPLIFTAPLFTQDIYSYLANGSIVAQGMDPYSAGPVQLLGAGNELARSVPFIWANSPSPYGPVALGLAAIVSIVTGNSIVLGVIAHRLLSIVGIIVAGWAITQLAQRCRVSPASALWLGILNPLTVLHLVGGIHNESIMLGLSLLGMELGLRGIDKLGQDKRGAYLTLIASGIFLSSAGMVKVTGFIGLGFIGMAYARHLHVETRVPRWQALFTAIAVQTAVLIATIALISLITGINLGWITGQGGAATIRSWLSLSTAVGVGAGFLGMFLGLGDHTDAILTITRSFGVLVAVAFMARMLYATLRGYIHPVGGLGISTLVLVIFFPVVHPWYILWAVLPLAAWANRHIFRFSVVAYTGAMSFFVLPRGLGLPAGTVLSIYIAAACTFAVVTGVWWVAMRRNGIRVLN; from the coding sequence ATGAAAGGGAAACTACGGGGAGTGCTCGAGAGCGTAAAGGCGGAATTGCCACGCTTGGGCACCGCAGGTTCTCGTTCCGCGCAGCTGCATGCCGAAGGCACCGGCGCGCAAGCCGGGGATACTCGCTACGATTTCATCGCCCAGGCGCCAGAGGAACTGCAGCACACCACGGTCTCCCAAAAGCGCACCTTTTTCATCCTGCGGTGGGCCGGAACCGTCGGATCCCTCCTCATTGCCTTTGGCGCTTTGGGAGCAGGCGCGCTGCCTGTAGTGGGCAATCCTTATGACAATGTGCCCTTTGGCTCCCTCATGTCGCGTATGCTCCAGACCTCGTCTGCGCTCGTCATGGTGGGCGTGGGGCTTTTAGTTACGGCCTGGATTTTCCTCGCCCCCTTCGTGGGCACCCCGCTGCGCCAGGCGCGACCCGGCGAGCCCGCCAGCGATCGCTCCCGCCGGCTGGTCTCCCCACGCCAGCTGTGGATCACGTGGGCTGGGTGGGTTATCCCCCTCATTTTCACCGCACCCTTATTTACCCAAGACATCTATTCTTATTTGGCCAATGGCTCCATCGTGGCCCAAGGGATGGATCCCTATTCCGCCGGCCCTGTGCAGCTCTTGGGCGCTGGCAACGAGCTCGCGCGTTCCGTGCCGTTTATCTGGGCAAATTCACCGTCACCGTATGGACCTGTTGCCCTGGGGCTGGCGGCCATAGTCAGCATCGTCACCGGAAATTCCATTGTCTTAGGCGTCATTGCCCACCGCCTACTTTCCATCGTAGGAATCATCGTGGCCGGCTGGGCCATCACACAGCTTGCTCAGCGATGCCGCGTCTCCCCCGCCTCCGCACTATGGCTCGGCATCTTGAACCCGCTGACCGTCCTTCACCTCGTCGGCGGTATTCATAATGAATCCATCATGCTTGGATTGTCGTTGCTGGGCATGGAGCTTGGATTAAGGGGCATCGATAAGCTGGGGCAGGATAAAAGAGGGGCCTACTTAACGCTGATAGCCTCGGGAATTTTCCTATCCAGCGCCGGAATGGTCAAGGTCACCGGCTTTATTGGGCTCGGATTTATCGGCATGGCGTATGCCCGCCACCTACATGTGGAGACACGCGTGCCGCGCTGGCAGGCCTTATTCACGGCCATCGCCGTGCAGACTGCGGTGCTCATAGCCACCATTGCGCTCATCAGTCTCATCACAGGCATTAACCTCGGGTGGATTACCGGGCAAGGCGGCGCCGCCACGATTCGCTCTTGGCTTTCCCTATCTACGGCTGTGGGAGTGGGTGCGGGTTTCCTCGGGATGTTTTTAGGGCTTGGGGACCATACAGACGCCATATTGACCATCACCCGCAGTTTCGGTGTCTTGGTCGCAGTCGCTTTTATGGCCCGCATGCTGTATGCCACCCTGCGCGGATATATCCACCCCGTCGGCGGCTTGGGAATTTCTACCCTGGTACTCGTCATTTTCTTCCCGGTGGTCCACCCCTGGTACATCCTGTGGGCCGTTTTGCCGTTGGCGGCGTGGGCGAACCGGCACATCTTCCGGTTTAGCGTCGTTGCCTATACCGGTGCGATGAGCTTTTTCGTCCTGCCGCGTGGCTTAGGCCTACCTGCGGGAACGGTGCTTTCCATTTATATCGCCGCTGCCTGCACATTCGCCGTAGTGACCGGAGTGTGGTGGGTTGCTATGCGCCGAAATGGAATCCGTGTCTTAAACTAG